In a genomic window of uncultured Sphaerochaeta sp.:
- a CDS encoding MarR family transcriptional regulator, protein MDTQTMQAHLFGSVFLLANHLQLVGDRLDEAITTKQWLLLAVLFKQPNATATLSELASHLGSSRQNVKKMASILEEKGFLSLRQSEQDRRVVEVHPTQACLDHLKGREHAEHQFLTAFYQGFSDEDLAFLVQLFHRWQKNLKKLELQYGKEE, encoded by the coding sequence ATGGATACCCAAACGATGCAAGCACACCTTTTCGGCTCTGTATTCCTGCTTGCCAACCACCTGCAACTGGTAGGGGACCGGCTGGATGAAGCGATTACCACCAAGCAGTGGTTGCTGCTTGCGGTCCTGTTCAAGCAGCCGAATGCTACTGCCACTCTTTCCGAGCTTGCTTCCCACTTGGGCAGCAGCAGGCAGAATGTGAAAAAGATGGCCTCAATCCTGGAAGAGAAGGGCTTTCTGAGTCTCAGGCAGTCCGAGCAGGACAGGCGGGTTGTGGAAGTACATCCAACCCAGGCATGTCTTGATCATCTGAAGGGAAGGGAACATGCAGAGCATCAGTTTCTCACGGCATTCTACCAAGGGTTCTCTGATGAGGATCTGGCTTTTCTGGTGCAATTGTTTCATCGGTGGCAGAAGAATCTGAAAAAGTTGGAGTTGCAGTATGGGAAGGAGGAGTAA
- a CDS encoding cadmium resistance transporter yields MQSILVTASVIFISTSIDDLVLLMLFQAQAGKKSERLSILGGQFVGIGILVIISLFGAYFATRLLQGWAIGLLGLLPLFLGIRSLVSKDGEETSQKNRKKSLLATVSVVTIASGADNLGIYIPWFTLLERGDLYLALGVFALMILLFFALSALLAGLPQVRLLLTRFSSVLVPVVFIFLGLSILSEQGTFKALFQAF; encoded by the coding sequence ATGCAATCGATACTCGTGACTGCGTCGGTCATCTTCATCTCAACCAGCATCGACGATCTGGTGCTCCTTATGCTCTTTCAGGCACAAGCTGGGAAGAAGAGTGAGCGCCTCTCCATTTTGGGAGGACAGTTCGTGGGAATCGGGATCTTGGTGATCATCAGCTTGTTTGGCGCCTATTTTGCCACCAGGCTGCTGCAAGGGTGGGCAATAGGATTGCTCGGGTTGCTGCCCCTCTTTCTGGGCATCAGGAGTCTGGTCAGCAAGGACGGGGAAGAAACATCACAGAAAAACCGGAAAAAGAGCCTGCTGGCAACCGTCTCGGTCGTGACCATTGCCAGCGGGGCGGACAATCTGGGCATCTACATCCCCTGGTTTACACTCTTGGAGAGAGGCGACCTGTATCTTGCCCTCGGAGTCTTCGCCCTCATGATCCTGCTCTTCTTCGCACTCTCTGCCCTGCTGGCAGGCCTCCCTCAGGTACGGCTCCTGCTCACACGATTCTCCTCAGTCCTGGTACCGGTCGTTTTCATCTTCCTCGGACTTTCGATCCTCAGTGAGCAAGGAACCTTCAAAGCCCTGTTTCAGGCTTTCTGA
- the asnB gene encoding asparagine synthase B: MCGFVGMFDMQAKAMSQRSTLLAMSRKIRHRGPDWSGVFASEKAIICHERLAIVDPLSGGQPLYSKDGNLVLAVNGEIYNHKEIRKRYEGTYEFLTQSDCEVILALYQDKGPDFLEELNGIFAFALYDRAKETFLIARDHIGIIPLYQGWDAEGRYYVASELKALEGVCSAIELFLPGQYYYSQDGQPKQWYSRSWTSYDVVKDNGGSIEEVRTALEAAVKRQLMSDVPYGVLLSGGLDSSIIAAVTARYAQKRVESDDQETAWWPRLHSFAIGLEGSPDLKAAKIASEYLGTVHHEVHFTIQEALDALSDVIYHLETSDITTVRAATPMYLLGRVIKSMGIKMVLSGEGSDELFGGYLYFHKAPDAREFHEETVRKLSKLHLYDCLRANKSLAAWGVEGRVPFLDKVFMDVAMNLNPDLKLCPISGEHKRIEKWILREAFKEYLPPEIVWRQKEQFSDGVGYNWIDTLKSMTANLVSDEQFALAAKRFPIHTPATKEEYYYRCLFASHFPSESAARCVPREDSVACSTAKALEWDLAFRKMNEPSGRAVAGVHDDAYTQKA, from the coding sequence ATGTGTGGATTTGTAGGGATGTTTGACATGCAAGCAAAGGCGATGAGTCAGCGTTCGACCCTGTTGGCGATGTCCAGAAAGATTCGTCACCGCGGTCCTGACTGGTCCGGTGTCTTTGCATCAGAGAAGGCGATCATTTGCCATGAGCGTCTTGCCATCGTCGACCCGTTGTCCGGAGGTCAACCGCTGTACAGCAAAGATGGTAATCTGGTGCTGGCAGTCAACGGGGAGATCTACAACCACAAGGAAATCCGAAAGCGCTATGAGGGCACGTATGAGTTTCTGACCCAGAGTGACTGCGAGGTCATCCTCGCCCTCTATCAGGACAAGGGTCCCGATTTCCTGGAAGAGCTGAACGGAATCTTTGCTTTTGCCTTGTATGACCGAGCCAAGGAGACCTTCCTTATCGCCCGTGACCATATCGGCATCATCCCGCTCTATCAGGGGTGGGATGCAGAGGGCCGCTACTATGTGGCCAGTGAGCTGAAAGCCTTGGAAGGGGTCTGCAGTGCCATCGAGCTCTTTCTGCCCGGCCAGTACTACTACAGCCAAGATGGACAACCCAAGCAGTGGTACTCCCGCTCCTGGACCAGCTACGACGTGGTGAAGGACAATGGCGGCAGCATAGAGGAAGTACGCACAGCCTTGGAGGCTGCGGTCAAGCGCCAGCTCATGAGCGATGTTCCCTATGGGGTATTGCTCTCCGGAGGTCTGGACAGTTCCATCATTGCCGCGGTGACGGCACGCTACGCCCAGAAGCGGGTGGAGAGTGATGACCAGGAGACGGCCTGGTGGCCGCGCCTGCACTCCTTTGCCATCGGGTTGGAAGGTTCACCGGACCTCAAGGCAGCCAAGATTGCCAGTGAGTACCTTGGTACGGTCCATCACGAGGTGCACTTTACCATCCAGGAAGCCCTGGATGCCCTCAGCGATGTCATCTATCATCTGGAGACCAGTGATATCACCACGGTACGGGCGGCAACGCCGATGTATCTCCTGGGGCGGGTGATCAAGTCGATGGGCATCAAGATGGTGCTCAGTGGGGAGGGCAGTGATGAGCTCTTCGGAGGCTATCTCTACTTCCACAAGGCTCCCGATGCCCGCGAATTTCATGAGGAGACGGTGCGCAAGCTGAGCAAGCTCCACTTGTATGACTGTCTTCGCGCGAACAAATCACTCGCCGCGTGGGGTGTTGAGGGGCGCGTCCCCTTCCTGGACAAGGTCTTCATGGATGTGGCGATGAACCTCAACCCGGATCTCAAGCTCTGCCCGATCAGCGGTGAGCACAAGCGCATCGAGAAGTGGATCCTGCGGGAGGCGTTCAAGGAGTATCTTCCCCCTGAAATCGTCTGGAGGCAGAAAGAGCAGTTCAGCGATGGGGTTGGGTACAACTGGATCGATACGCTCAAGAGCATGACGGCAAACCTGGTCAGTGATGAGCAGTTTGCCCTTGCTGCCAAGCGCTTCCCGATCCATACGCCTGCCACCAAGGAAGAGTACTACTACCGCTGTCTCTTTGCTTCACACTTCCCCAGTGAGAGTGCAGCGCGCTGTGTTCCCCGGGAGGACTCGGTTGCCTGTTCCACGGCAAAGGCTTTGGAATGGGATCTTGCGTTCCGCAAGATGAACGAGCCCAGTGGCCGTGCAGTCGCCGGTGTGCATGATGATGCCTACACTCAGAAAGCCTGA
- a CDS encoding aspartate aminotransferase family protein codes for MSMQTTIQKGKHYLLDTYSQVPVVFKGGEGMYLIDEEDKRYLDFVGGIAVNALGYHDNGLTTALQKVLDQGLLHCSNLYFNTEAVTAAENLCNLAQMDRVFFCNSGAEANEAALKLARKFGHKSSPIRTGIISMVHSFHGRTYAAITATGQEKYHKHFDPLPQGFSYATFNDLESVRSMIDETTCAIIVEPIQGEGGIVPATKEFLQGLRALCDQHNLLLIYDEVQCGMGRSGKPFAYQAYEVQPDVLTTAKALAGGVPAGAMMTVGKANRVFEPADHASTFGGNALAMAGVNEMTRRLSDPAFLAHVEEMGAYLRNELETLVVSYPTLCTSVRGMGLINGLVLTVSPRTVVDACFAQGLLVASAGYDVLRFVPPLVVQKQDIDLALGIVKKALASLL; via the coding sequence ATGAGTATGCAAACGACGATACAGAAAGGAAAACACTATCTGCTGGATACCTACAGCCAGGTACCGGTGGTCTTCAAGGGCGGGGAGGGGATGTACCTCATCGACGAGGAGGACAAACGCTATCTCGACTTTGTCGGTGGCATTGCCGTCAATGCCCTGGGGTACCACGACAATGGACTGACCACAGCCTTGCAGAAGGTGCTGGACCAAGGGTTGCTGCACTGTTCAAACCTCTACTTCAATACAGAGGCGGTAACAGCGGCCGAGAACCTTTGCAACCTTGCACAGATGGACCGGGTCTTCTTCTGCAACAGTGGGGCCGAGGCCAATGAGGCTGCCCTGAAGCTTGCCCGCAAATTCGGCCACAAGAGCAGCCCCATCCGTACCGGCATCATCTCAATGGTCCATTCCTTCCATGGAAGGACCTATGCTGCGATCACGGCAACAGGACAAGAGAAATACCACAAGCACTTCGATCCACTGCCCCAAGGCTTCTCGTATGCCACCTTCAATGACCTGGAGAGTGTCAGATCCATGATTGATGAGACCACCTGCGCCATCATTGTTGAGCCGATCCAAGGGGAAGGGGGCATCGTCCCTGCCACCAAAGAGTTCCTGCAAGGTCTGCGCGCCTTGTGTGACCAACACAACCTCCTGCTCATCTATGATGAGGTGCAGTGCGGTATGGGGCGCAGCGGAAAACCGTTTGCCTACCAGGCGTATGAGGTTCAGCCCGATGTGCTGACCACAGCCAAAGCCTTGGCCGGCGGGGTGCCTGCCGGAGCCATGATGACGGTGGGCAAGGCAAACCGCGTTTTTGAACCTGCAGACCATGCATCCACCTTCGGGGGCAATGCCTTGGCCATGGCGGGGGTCAACGAGATGACCCGTCGTCTCTCAGATCCCGCCTTCCTTGCACATGTCGAGGAGATGGGAGCCTACTTGCGCAATGAGCTTGAAACATTGGTGGTGAGCTATCCCACCCTCTGTACTTCCGTGAGGGGGATGGGCCTTATCAACGGGTTGGTCCTGACGGTCAGTCCACGCACGGTGGTGGATGCTTGCTTTGCGCAAGGCTTGCTGGTAGCCAGTGCCGGGTATGACGTGCTTCGCTTCGTCCCTCCCTTGGTGGTGCAGAAGCAGGATATCGACCTGGCGTTGGGAATCGTGAAGAAGGCTCTTGCATCTTTGCTCTGA
- the argB gene encoding acetylglutamate kinase, with translation METEILKAEVLIEAIPYIRRFAGSTVVVKYGGSAMVDEKLKRSVIQDIAMLKYIGLKPVVVHGGGKEITSLLERLGKQSQFLDGLRVTDEETAKVAEMVLSGSIGKALVDELQMVGISSVGISGKDGRSLLCSRKLDEKGRDLGFVGQIDHVDTTLLETLLANNFVPVVSPVGVDAAGNTYNINADYAASAVAGSLSAQKLIFLTDVEGILKDKDDPSTILRTLSEQEALGYIADGTIKGGMIPKVQCCLDGLDKGVESVHVLDGRVPHAILLEIFTTKGVGTMVTKEKQA, from the coding sequence ATGGAAACGGAGATTCTGAAGGCTGAGGTGCTCATCGAGGCAATCCCCTACATCAGGAGGTTTGCCGGCAGCACGGTGGTCGTGAAGTACGGTGGTTCGGCAATGGTGGATGAGAAGCTCAAGCGTTCGGTCATCCAGGACATCGCCATGCTCAAGTACATCGGCCTCAAGCCGGTGGTTGTGCACGGTGGCGGCAAGGAGATCACCAGCTTGCTGGAGCGGCTGGGCAAGCAGAGCCAGTTTCTGGATGGACTTCGTGTCACTGATGAGGAGACTGCCAAGGTGGCAGAGATGGTGCTCTCGGGCTCCATCGGAAAGGCTTTGGTCGATGAGCTCCAGATGGTAGGCATCAGCTCGGTGGGTATCAGCGGCAAGGACGGAAGAAGCCTGCTCTGTTCCAGGAAACTGGATGAGAAAGGCAGGGATCTTGGCTTTGTCGGACAGATCGACCATGTGGATACCACGTTGCTGGAAACGCTGCTTGCCAACAACTTTGTTCCGGTTGTCTCCCCGGTCGGGGTTGATGCAGCGGGCAATACCTACAATATCAACGCAGACTACGCAGCGAGCGCGGTTGCCGGCTCGCTTTCAGCCCAGAAGCTGATTTTCCTCACCGATGTGGAGGGGATTCTCAAGGACAAGGACGATCCGTCCACCATCCTCAGGACGCTCAGCGAACAGGAAGCCCTTGGGTATATTGCCGATGGGACGATCAAGGGGGGGATGATCCCCAAGGTCCAGTGCTGTCTGGATGGTCTGGACAAGGGAGTGGAGAGCGTGCACGTCCTCGACGGACGGGTGCCGCACGCAATCCTGTTGGAAATCTTCACCACCAAGGGCGTGGGAACCATGGTCACCAAGGAGAAACAGGCATGA
- the argJ gene encoding bifunctional glutamate N-acetyltransferase/amino-acid acetyltransferase ArgJ, producing MQMIDGGVTASIGFSANGVACGIKKRKKDLALVVSESPCTFAGSFTTNLVKAAPVLWDQKLVASSTFVKALVVNSGNANACTALQGEQDTQTMAALAAKELGCTEEEVLVCSTGVIGVPLPMDRIEAGIKSCASVLSSTREAALEAALAICTTDTFTKEVALELTIEGKSVHIGGMAKGSGMIHPNMATMLSFITTDAAISKDVLQTLLGSSIQDSYNMISVDGDTSTNDTVLVLANGMSGTSPLSPSHPEWEAFCEAFTEVHTALAKAIVRDGEGAGKFLEVQVKGAKDKATAQTLARSVITSNLVKTAFFGSDANWGRILCAMGYSGAAFDPSGLDLFFSSAKGMIQVVKGGTPLPFDEHQAKSILLEKEIVTLAQLSDGNGEGTAWGCDLSYEYVRINGDYRS from the coding sequence ATGCAGATGATTGACGGCGGAGTAACCGCCAGCATCGGGTTTTCAGCCAACGGGGTTGCCTGTGGCATCAAGAAGCGCAAGAAGGATTTGGCCTTGGTCGTGAGTGAGAGCCCCTGTACGTTTGCAGGCAGCTTCACCACCAACCTGGTCAAGGCGGCCCCGGTGCTCTGGGACCAGAAGCTGGTGGCTTCCTCAACGTTCGTGAAGGCGTTGGTGGTCAACAGCGGCAATGCCAATGCCTGTACCGCCTTGCAGGGTGAGCAGGATACCCAGACCATGGCAGCCCTTGCTGCCAAAGAGTTGGGGTGCACTGAGGAGGAAGTCCTTGTCTGCTCGACCGGGGTCATTGGTGTCCCGCTTCCGATGGACAGGATTGAGGCAGGCATCAAGAGTTGTGCTTCTGTGCTCTCTTCCACGCGTGAGGCTGCCTTGGAGGCTGCACTGGCCATCTGCACCACCGACACATTCACCAAGGAAGTGGCGCTCGAGCTGACCATTGAAGGAAAGAGCGTGCATATCGGCGGCATGGCCAAGGGCTCGGGAATGATCCATCCGAACATGGCCACCATGCTCAGTTTCATCACCACCGATGCCGCCATCTCCAAGGATGTGCTGCAAACATTGCTCGGATCCTCGATCCAGGACAGCTACAACATGATCAGTGTCGATGGCGATACCTCCACCAACGATACGGTCCTGGTGCTGGCCAATGGGATGAGCGGTACTTCCCCCCTCTCTCCCAGCCACCCTGAGTGGGAAGCCTTTTGCGAGGCTTTCACCGAAGTGCATACAGCCCTTGCCAAGGCCATCGTGCGTGATGGGGAAGGGGCTGGGAAGTTCCTGGAGGTTCAGGTCAAAGGCGCGAAGGACAAAGCAACCGCCCAAACCCTGGCACGCTCGGTCATCACCAGCAATCTGGTCAAGACTGCCTTTTTCGGCAGCGATGCCAACTGGGGTAGGATCCTCTGTGCCATGGGCTACAGTGGTGCAGCTTTCGATCCTTCCGGTCTCGATCTCTTCTTTTCCTCTGCGAAGGGAATGATCCAGGTGGTGAAGGGCGGAACTCCGCTTCCCTTCGATGAGCATCAGGCAAAGAGCATTCTCCTGGAGAAGGAGATCGTCACGCTGGCACAGCTTTCCGATGGGAATGGGGAGGGGACAGCCTGGGGTTGTGACCTCTCCTACGAGTATGTCAGGATCAATGGAGATTACAGAAGTTGA
- the argC gene encoding N-acetyl-gamma-glutamyl-phosphate reductase encodes MIHVGVIGATGYAGSQLVALLANHPLVEITFLASHSYAGKRFSDIYPSLFSSCDLTLEEEDIEEASKRCSVLFLALPHALASKLVTPVILERCIIIDLGADYRLSDASVYESWYKTTHLSKDLLDQAVYGLCELKREQIAKANLIANPGCYTTASILTLAPLVAHKLVDATSLIIDAASGVTGAGRSEKIDSLFCECNESYKAYGVTNHRHTPEIEQELGLLNQAPLVVQFTPHLVPMNRGILATCYANLKEGVGEEDISKAYQDFYADEHFVRLLGTTLPETRFVRNTNTCAIGWKVDKRTNRVIAIGAIDNLIKGAAGQAVQNMNIRCNLGETTGLPTTVACPL; translated from the coding sequence ATGATACACGTAGGAGTCATCGGGGCCACAGGCTATGCAGGGTCGCAGCTTGTCGCTCTTCTTGCAAATCACCCACTGGTTGAAATCACCTTTCTCGCTTCCCACTCCTATGCGGGAAAGCGCTTCTCTGATATCTATCCCTCGCTCTTCTCCAGTTGTGACCTGACGCTTGAGGAAGAGGATATCGAAGAAGCGAGCAAGCGTTGTTCGGTTCTCTTTCTTGCCCTTCCTCATGCTTTGGCAAGCAAGTTGGTTACCCCTGTCATCCTTGAGCGTTGCATCATCATCGACCTTGGTGCCGATTACCGCCTCAGCGATGCATCGGTGTACGAAAGCTGGTACAAGACCACCCATCTCAGCAAGGATCTTTTGGACCAGGCCGTGTACGGTCTCTGTGAGCTCAAGCGCGAGCAGATTGCCAAGGCAAACCTCATAGCCAACCCAGGCTGCTATACCACAGCAAGCATTCTTACCCTAGCTCCCTTGGTTGCACACAAGCTCGTCGATGCGACCAGCCTGATCATCGATGCTGCCAGCGGAGTGACCGGGGCAGGCAGAAGCGAGAAGATCGACTCGCTCTTTTGCGAGTGCAATGAGTCCTACAAGGCCTATGGGGTGACCAACCATCGTCATACCCCGGAGATCGAGCAGGAGCTGGGTCTGCTCAACCAGGCTCCGCTGGTGGTGCAGTTCACCCCCCACCTGGTTCCCATGAACCGGGGCATCCTTGCCACCTGCTATGCGAACCTGAAGGAAGGAGTTGGTGAAGAGGATATTTCCAAAGCATACCAAGACTTCTATGCAGATGAGCATTTTGTCCGCCTGCTCGGTACAACACTGCCTGAGACACGATTCGTGCGAAATACCAATACCTGTGCCATAGGATGGAAGGTGGACAAGCGTACGAATCGGGTGATTGCCATCGGGGCAATCGACAACCTGATCAAGGGTGCTGCCGGTCAGGCAGTACAGAACATGAATATTCGGTGCAACCTCGGCGAGACCACAGGTCTTCCCACCACGGTTGCCTGTCCCCTCTAG
- a CDS encoding GNAT family N-acetyltransferase: MNIEALLCEKGEITYANFLVSIEEKTAKVLIADEDGVLVSVSDATSMVALFNDEAYLRFANELVGLPSPIAVHDGKLVGYLLEQGMKRSLSCIQAVYPGTERFALNDEVVIRPLVMGDLEIVLANYHHLADEPYIRERLAKGVMIGAEVGGQLAGFMGRHSEGAMGMLEILPAFRRRSLGSELEKAYINRLLDASLIPYCHVVHTNEASLRLQKKLGLVFSEEMVHWFN, from the coding sequence ATGAACATTGAAGCATTGCTGTGTGAGAAAGGTGAAATCACCTATGCCAATTTTCTGGTAAGTATCGAAGAAAAGACAGCCAAGGTCCTGATCGCAGATGAGGATGGGGTGCTCGTTTCGGTATCCGACGCCACATCCATGGTGGCTCTCTTCAACGACGAGGCATATCTTCGCTTTGCAAACGAGCTGGTGGGTTTGCCCTCGCCCATAGCGGTGCATGACGGGAAATTGGTGGGCTACCTGCTCGAACAGGGGATGAAGCGCTCCCTCTCGTGCATCCAGGCCGTATATCCGGGAACAGAACGTTTTGCCTTGAATGACGAGGTGGTCATCCGTCCCCTGGTCATGGGAGACCTGGAGATTGTGCTTGCAAACTACCATCATCTTGCTGATGAGCCGTATATCCGTGAGCGTCTGGCAAAGGGTGTCATGATCGGGGCCGAAGTGGGCGGACAGCTGGCTGGCTTTATGGGCCGTCACAGCGAGGGAGCGATGGGAATGCTGGAAATCCTTCCTGCGTTCCGTCGAAGAAGTCTGGGAAGTGAGCTTGAGAAAGCGTATATCAACCGTCTTCTTGATGCATCCCTCATCCCGTATTGTCACGTTGTGCACACCAATGAGGCCAGTTTGAGGCTCCAGAAAAAGCTTGGATTGGTCTTTTCTGAGGAGATGGTTCACTGGTTTAATTAA
- a CDS encoding cytidylate kinase-like family protein has product MGVITISRQIGSEGTLIAKHVAEQLGLSFVDKEDIEKVMHAYGFSAFEEVYDAKPSFWERFDQSRYHTVDFLLTVMRAFAKVGNVVLLGRGGFGLFQGYTDILNVRIKAPLEVRIERKQKEYGGTDEVAKRALFERELVRTSFVQSDLQYNQNDASLFDLVIDTGIVPPDTATLWVADAYQQLMKHPRMDAKRIRADLEVDDILLKLVKNLLGAEES; this is encoded by the coding sequence ATGGGAGTCATTACCATTTCCCGTCAGATAGGCAGTGAGGGGACCCTCATCGCCAAACATGTCGCCGAACAATTGGGCTTGTCCTTTGTGGACAAGGAGGACATTGAGAAGGTCATGCATGCCTACGGCTTCAGTGCCTTCGAAGAGGTCTATGACGCAAAACCCAGCTTTTGGGAACGCTTTGACCAAAGCCGCTATCATACGGTGGATTTTCTTCTGACCGTCATGAGAGCCTTTGCGAAAGTTGGCAATGTTGTCTTGCTTGGAAGGGGAGGCTTCGGTCTTTTCCAAGGGTATACGGACATTCTCAATGTGCGCATCAAGGCTCCGCTTGAGGTACGCATCGAGCGGAAGCAGAAAGAGTATGGTGGCACCGATGAAGTTGCAAAGCGGGCTCTTTTCGAACGCGAGTTGGTCAGGACATCCTTTGTACAGTCTGATCTGCAGTACAACCAGAATGATGCATCGCTCTTCGATCTGGTCATCGACACCGGCATTGTTCCCCCGGACACAGCAACCTTGTGGGTGGCAGACGCCTATCAGCAGCTGATGAAACATCCTCGTATGGATGCAAAGCGCATACGGGCTGATCTGGAGGTCGATGACATATTGTTGAAACTGGTGAAGAATCTGTTGGGAGCGGAGGAGTCTTGA
- a CDS encoding HD domain-containing phosphohydrolase encodes MINVLFNIALLLAMSVFFATYPFKNLKKITSHRILSGLVIGVIGILVMLSPFVLLEGVVFDSRTILLVVSGMIFGWLPTSIASLCMASYRLYLGGTGVLPGLATIISSASIGILWHHKRYKSVLEEKQGLGIEFYLVGVVTHIVMLLCMLLMPASLRMQVISSMSFPILVFYPLGTYLLSLLLFGQAHRIQAIANLEKSERLFKMMFEQAPIGMSLTDLKTGAIENVNHSYLAMLGYSKEELMSRSWADITHPEDISKSRSITDAMAQGNPGPFNFDKRFIRKDGTVLWANLSLSEFTTSDMGKDESLCMTVDITDRKMYEQKILFASNHDALTGLYNRVHFEAYVRDLRLDEHQAVTVAFGDVNGLRILNEAFGREEGDRLLRRIAQIMLKSLRREDYVSRVGGDEFALILFDRTEEEISSLLSSLMAEISSMEMMGSVKPTISFGVSPLSREKDNINEAIKRAEKDVATRKLVDSPQLRGQAVYAIINTLHEKNKREESHSVRVSELCEKLAKAYGMGTMAAAEMRLVGLLHDIGKIAIHESILNKEGKLSTDEWKEMQRHAEIGYRILNSVEDMASLAHYVLAHHERFDGKGYPKGLKAEAIPLQARIITIVDAYDAMTAPRTYREVVSMQDAAREIKRCSGKQFDPDLARLFVLEVLGLSWDEL; translated from the coding sequence GTGATAAACGTACTGTTCAACATTGCCTTGCTGCTTGCCATGAGTGTTTTCTTTGCCACGTATCCATTCAAGAACCTGAAGAAGATCACCAGCCATCGCATTCTTTCGGGACTGGTCATCGGGGTGATCGGGATTCTGGTCATGCTCAGTCCCTTTGTCCTGTTGGAGGGGGTCGTTTTCGATTCGCGCACCATCCTGTTGGTGGTTTCGGGCATGATTTTCGGCTGGTTGCCGACCTCCATTGCAAGCCTTTGCATGGCAAGCTACCGTTTGTACCTTGGTGGAACAGGGGTTTTGCCGGGATTGGCAACCATCATCAGCAGTGCTTCCATCGGCATCCTGTGGCATCACAAGCGGTATAAGTCGGTATTGGAGGAGAAGCAGGGACTGGGGATTGAGTTCTACCTGGTAGGGGTGGTCACCCACATCGTCATGCTCCTGTGCATGCTGCTCATGCCTGCCTCGTTACGGATGCAGGTCATCTCCTCCATGTCCTTCCCCATTCTGGTATTTTATCCGTTGGGAACCTATCTGCTCAGCCTCCTGTTGTTCGGTCAGGCTCACCGCATCCAGGCGATTGCAAATCTGGAGAAGAGCGAACGCCTTTTCAAGATGATGTTCGAGCAAGCTCCCATCGGCATGTCCCTGACCGACCTCAAGACCGGTGCGATCGAGAATGTCAATCACAGCTATCTTGCGATGCTCGGGTACTCCAAGGAGGAGCTGATGAGCAGGAGCTGGGCTGACATCACCCACCCCGAGGATATTTCGAAAAGCCGCTCGATCACCGATGCCATGGCTCAGGGCAATCCCGGTCCGTTCAACTTTGACAAGCGGTTCATCCGCAAGGACGGTACGGTCTTGTGGGCAAATCTCTCCTTGTCGGAGTTCACCACCAGTGATATGGGCAAGGATGAGTCGTTGTGCATGACTGTCGATATCACCGACCGCAAGATGTATGAGCAAAAGATTCTCTTTGCATCCAATCACGATGCCCTGACAGGTCTGTACAATCGTGTGCACTTTGAAGCATATGTACGTGACCTACGGCTGGATGAGCATCAGGCAGTAACGGTTGCCTTTGGCGATGTGAACGGGCTGAGGATCCTCAATGAGGCTTTCGGACGTGAGGAAGGGGATCGCCTGCTCAGACGTATTGCCCAGATCATGCTCAAGAGCCTGAGGCGGGAAGACTATGTGAGCAGGGTGGGTGGTGATGAGTTTGCCCTCATCCTGTTCGATCGGACCGAAGAGGAAATCTCCTCCTTGCTCTCTTCCCTCATGGCAGAGATATCCAGTATGGAGATGATGGGATCGGTCAAGCCAACCATAAGCTTCGGCGTATCCCCTCTTTCGCGAGAGAAGGACAATATCAACGAGGCAATCAAGCGGGCAGAGAAGGATGTGGCGACTCGCAAGCTGGTGGACTCTCCCCAACTGCGTGGCCAGGCCGTGTATGCCATCATCAACACGTTGCATGAGAAAAACAAGCGGGAGGAGTCCCACTCAGTACGAGTCAGCGAGTTGTGCGAGAAACTGGCCAAAGCGTATGGAATGGGTACGATGGCAGCAGCAGAGATGCGGCTGGTGGGCCTTCTGCATGATATCGGCAAGATTGCCATCCATGAGTCGATTCTCAACAAGGAAGGCAAGCTGAGCACCGATGAGTGGAAGGAGATGCAACGGCATGCTGAGATCGGCTATCGCATTCTCAATTCGGTTGAGGATATGGCCTCGCTTGCCCATTATGTCCTTGCCCATCATGAGCGTTTCGATGGGAAAGGGTACCCAAAAGGACTCAAGGCAGAAGCCATACCCCTCCAAGCCAGGATCATCACCATTGTCGATGCCTACGATGCAATGACGGCTCCCCGTACCTATCGGGAGGTGGTGAGCATGCAAGATGCCGCACGGGAAATCAAGCGATGCAGCGGAAAACAGTTTGACCCTGATCTGGCAAGGCTCTTTGTACTCGAGGTGCTTGGGCTATCCTGGGATGAGCTGTAG